From the genome of Geothrix sp. 21YS21S-4, one region includes:
- the tatC gene encoding twin-arginine translocase subunit TatC: MAPQAPPDKMSFWEHLQELRVRIVRSLIIVAVCFAATYAFRFKLWIWAQKPFIDAMARQTGKAAADLQPFAFTDLTEPFFSMMRLSLWAAAFLAAPLLFHQLWGFIRPGLMPKERRLVVPFVVVTSGCFLAGSAFAYTQAFKFLGDILFQEAATAGLRANLHVSDYLDLFISTTLITGVMFELPVLFFFLAKFRIVTARLMLKYWRHATMAILIFSAFFTPGDVVVTTLFFSVVLLGLYFISVLVAWIAEPAPPK, translated from the coding sequence ATGGCGCCTCAGGCTCCGCCGGACAAGATGAGCTTCTGGGAGCACCTCCAGGAGCTGCGGGTCCGCATCGTCCGCTCGCTCATCATCGTCGCGGTGTGCTTCGCCGCGACCTACGCCTTCCGCTTCAAGCTCTGGATCTGGGCCCAGAAGCCCTTCATCGACGCCATGGCCCGCCAGACCGGCAAGGCCGCCGCCGACCTCCAGCCCTTCGCCTTCACCGACCTCACCGAACCCTTCTTCAGTATGATGCGGCTCTCCCTCTGGGCCGCCGCCTTCCTCGCCGCGCCCCTCCTCTTCCACCAGCTCTGGGGCTTCATCCGCCCCGGCCTGATGCCCAAGGAGCGCCGCCTCGTCGTCCCCTTCGTCGTCGTCACTTCCGGCTGCTTCCTCGCGGGATCCGCCTTCGCCTACACCCAGGCGTTCAAGTTCCTCGGCGACATCCTGTTCCAGGAAGCCGCCACCGCCGGGCTGCGGGCCAACCTCCACGTCTCCGACTACCTGGACCTGTTCATCTCCACCACGCTCATCACCGGCGTGATGTTCGAGCTGCCCGTCCTGTTCTTCTTCCTCGCGAAGTTCCGGATCGTGACCGCCCGCCTGATGCTGAAGTACTGGCGCCACGCCACCATGGCCATCCTGATCTTCAGCGCCTTCTTCACCCCCGGCGACGTCGTCGTGACCACGCTGTTCTTCAGCGTCGTCCTCCTCGGCCTCTACTTCATCTCCGTCCTCGTCGCCTGGATCGCCGAACCCGCGCCGCCCAAGTAG
- a CDS encoding MotA/TolQ/ExbB proton channel family protein, which translates to MAILAAPTGNEVNLLEVMLHAGPVSKVVLLILIVFSLLSWVVIIRKALLYRRSRAVSEEFRGAFKRATDWRELKQQVEKFAISPLVGLFTAGYGEVTYQLRQAGPDGRAQLRSMEAVERSLQRASVVEMGRLERSLGGLATVAAVSPFIGLFGTVWGIIDAFRGIGATGNANLATVAPGISEALVATAIGLVAAIPALMAYNFFQGQLKQFQTELDDFSLEFISLSERNFT; encoded by the coding sequence ATGGCGATCCTGGCGGCACCCACGGGCAACGAAGTCAACCTGCTGGAGGTGATGCTCCACGCGGGACCCGTCTCCAAGGTCGTCCTACTGATCCTCATCGTGTTCTCCCTCCTCAGCTGGGTGGTGATCATCCGGAAGGCGCTCCTCTACCGCCGCAGCCGGGCGGTCTCCGAGGAATTCCGCGGGGCCTTCAAGCGCGCCACGGACTGGCGGGAGCTGAAGCAGCAGGTGGAGAAGTTCGCCATCAGCCCCCTGGTGGGCCTGTTCACCGCGGGCTACGGGGAAGTGACCTACCAGCTCCGCCAGGCGGGCCCCGACGGCCGCGCGCAGCTCCGCAGCATGGAAGCCGTGGAGCGCAGCCTCCAGCGGGCCAGCGTGGTGGAGATGGGCCGGCTGGAGCGCTCGCTGGGCGGCCTCGCCACAGTGGCGGCGGTCAGCCCCTTCATCGGCCTCTTCGGGACGGTGTGGGGCATCATCGACGCCTTCCGCGGCATCGGCGCCACCGGCAACGCCAACCTCGCCACCGTGGCGCCCGGCATCTCCGAGGCCCTGGTCGCCACGGCCATCGGCCTGGTGGCCGCCATCCCGGCGCTGATGGCCTACAACTTCTTCCAGGGCCAGCTCAAGCAGTTCCAGACGGAGCTGGACGACTTCTCCCTCGAATTCATCAGCCTGTCCGAGCGGAACTTCACCTGA
- a CDS encoding UDP-glucose/GDP-mannose dehydrogenase family protein has product MRVLVIGSGYVGLVAAACFAEAGHRVLGVDVDAAKVATLSKGESPIFEPGLDELLAKHLGSGALSFTTDLKAGIADADAAFICVGTPQSEDGSADMKYVLAVAGQLGEAMALRAADAKPLVVVDKSTVPVGTAARVHAAIAAALRKAGVDRAFEVVSNPEFLREGSAIGDFLEPDRVVVGCRTDHAEAVMKGLYQPFLDRSGGKWFRMDPPSAELTKYAANAMLALRISFINEIANLAESVGADVDYVKAAIGADHRIGPAFLNPGPGFGGSCFPKDLQALLKVGREHGQPMMTLATTVEANRHQKQVLLRKVKAHFDVHPGVPAPLQGRRFALWGLAFKANTDDIRESMALELIDGLVNLGAEVVAHDFAAMDAVKARIGDKVRYAETPLAACEGADALLIATEWPQYRDADLGAVAKAMKAKRIFDGRNLFRPEALEAAGWTYHSLGRRAVVAP; this is encoded by the coding sequence ATGCGCGTATTGGTCATCGGTTCGGGATACGTGGGCCTGGTCGCGGCCGCCTGTTTCGCGGAAGCCGGACATCGCGTCCTGGGCGTGGACGTGGACGCCGCCAAGGTGGCCACGCTGTCCAAGGGCGAATCCCCGATCTTCGAGCCGGGCCTGGACGAGCTGCTGGCCAAGCACCTGGGCTCCGGCGCCCTGAGCTTCACCACGGACCTGAAGGCGGGCATCGCGGATGCGGACGCCGCCTTCATCTGCGTGGGCACGCCCCAGAGCGAGGACGGCAGCGCCGACATGAAGTACGTCCTGGCGGTGGCCGGTCAGCTCGGCGAGGCCATGGCCCTCCGCGCCGCCGATGCCAAGCCGCTGGTGGTGGTGGACAAGAGCACCGTTCCCGTCGGCACCGCCGCCCGCGTCCACGCCGCCATCGCCGCCGCGCTCCGCAAGGCGGGCGTGGACCGCGCGTTCGAGGTGGTGAGCAACCCCGAATTCCTGCGCGAGGGCTCCGCCATCGGCGATTTCCTGGAGCCCGACCGCGTGGTGGTGGGCTGCCGCACCGATCATGCCGAGGCGGTGATGAAGGGCCTCTACCAGCCCTTCCTCGACCGCAGCGGCGGCAAGTGGTTCCGCATGGACCCGCCCAGCGCCGAGCTGACCAAGTACGCCGCCAACGCCATGCTCGCCCTCCGCATCAGCTTCATCAACGAGATCGCCAACCTGGCGGAATCCGTCGGCGCGGACGTGGACTACGTGAAGGCGGCCATCGGCGCCGACCACCGCATCGGCCCCGCCTTCCTCAATCCCGGCCCCGGGTTCGGCGGCTCCTGCTTCCCCAAGGATCTCCAGGCCCTGCTCAAGGTGGGCCGCGAGCACGGCCAGCCCATGATGACGCTGGCCACCACCGTGGAGGCCAACCGCCACCAGAAGCAGGTCCTGCTCCGCAAGGTGAAGGCCCATTTCGACGTCCATCCCGGCGTTCCCGCGCCCCTCCAGGGCCGCCGCTTCGCCCTGTGGGGCCTGGCGTTCAAGGCGAACACCGACGACATCCGCGAGAGCATGGCGCTGGAGCTGATCGACGGCCTGGTGAACCTTGGCGCGGAGGTGGTGGCCCACGACTTCGCCGCCATGGACGCCGTGAAGGCGCGCATCGGCGACAAGGTCCGCTACGCCGAGACGCCGCTCGCGGCCTGCGAGGGCGCCGACGCCCTGCTCATCGCCACCGAGTGGCCCCAGTACCGCGACGCGGACCTGGGCGCCGTGGCAAAGGCCATGAAGGCCAAGCGCATCTTCGACGGCCGCAACCTGTTCCGCCCCGAGGCCCTGGAAGCCGCGGGCTGGACCTACCACTCCCTGGGCCGCCGGGCGGTGGTGGCCCCGTGA
- a CDS encoding GAF domain-containing protein: protein MSEGILLEKAERGVLLPEAARVARLEAALPQILAAVEGETDEVALEATLACLLWDTLPQANWCGFYRRVGERMLAVGPYQGGMGCLRIPFERGVCGACARTEATQLVPDVHAFPGHIACDDATRSELVIPVVAGGRLIAVLDLDSPHPEGFSAAEARLLEGLLARVFSPVAEPLG from the coding sequence ATGAGCGAGGGCATCCTGCTGGAGAAGGCGGAGCGGGGCGTTCTGCTGCCGGAAGCGGCCCGGGTGGCGCGGCTGGAGGCGGCCCTTCCCCAGATCCTGGCCGCCGTCGAGGGCGAGACCGACGAGGTCGCCCTTGAGGCCACCCTGGCCTGCCTCCTGTGGGACACCCTCCCCCAGGCCAACTGGTGCGGGTTCTACCGCCGCGTGGGGGAGCGGATGCTGGCGGTGGGTCCCTATCAGGGTGGGATGGGCTGCCTCCGGATCCCCTTCGAGCGGGGCGTGTGCGGCGCCTGCGCCCGGACGGAGGCGACCCAGCTGGTGCCCGACGTCCACGCCTTCCCCGGGCACATCGCCTGCGACGACGCCACCCGCAGCGAACTGGTGATTCCCGTGGTCGCGGGGGGGCGCCTCATCGCGGTCCTGGACCTGGACTCGCCCCATCCGGAGGGCTTCTCCGCGGCCGAAGCCCGTCTGCTCGAAGGTCTGCTGGCCCGGGTCTTCTCCCCTGTCGCCGAGCCCCTGGGTTAA
- a CDS encoding electron transfer flavoprotein subunit alpha/FixB family protein, which yields MILVFCELKDGQIRKPSLEALSEGRRLADASGRQLGALFVGASAAGSAAAAQYGADAILTAEAPALASYSSDAFAAVLADAVKAKGATVLLAAATAVGKDVAPRAAARLGAGYASDVTGLSMVDGKLQAVRPVYAGKAFATTSFASAVQVATTRPNVFPAAEKAGAGATEALSVPAGDFKSVVKEILAKASGKVDLSEANVIVSGGRGMKDGANFKILEELADALGGVVGASRAAVDAGWGLPHSMQVGQTGKVVSPTLYIACGISGAIQHIAGMSGSKYIVAINKDPEAPIFKLANYGIVGDLFEVVPELTKAAKTMGVGVH from the coding sequence ATGATTCTCGTGTTCTGTGAACTGAAGGACGGCCAGATCCGCAAACCCAGCCTCGAAGCCCTGAGCGAGGGCCGCCGCCTGGCCGACGCGTCGGGCAGGCAGCTGGGCGCCCTGTTCGTCGGCGCCTCCGCCGCCGGCTCCGCCGCGGCCGCGCAGTACGGCGCCGACGCGATCCTCACCGCCGAGGCGCCCGCCCTGGCCTCCTACTCCAGCGACGCCTTCGCGGCCGTGCTGGCCGACGCGGTGAAGGCCAAGGGCGCCACCGTCCTCCTGGCCGCCGCCACCGCCGTGGGCAAGGACGTGGCCCCCCGCGCCGCCGCCCGCCTGGGCGCCGGCTACGCCTCCGACGTCACCGGGCTGTCCATGGTGGACGGCAAGCTCCAGGCGGTTCGCCCGGTCTACGCCGGAAAGGCCTTCGCCACCACCTCCTTCGCCAGCGCGGTCCAGGTGGCCACCACGCGGCCCAACGTCTTCCCCGCCGCCGAGAAGGCCGGCGCGGGCGCGACCGAGGCCCTCTCCGTCCCCGCGGGCGACTTCAAGTCCGTGGTGAAGGAGATCCTCGCCAAGGCCAGCGGCAAGGTGGACCTCAGCGAAGCCAACGTCATCGTCAGCGGTGGCCGGGGCATGAAGGACGGCGCCAACTTCAAGATTCTCGAAGAGCTGGCCGACGCCCTGGGCGGCGTGGTCGGCGCCTCCCGTGCCGCGGTGGACGCAGGCTGGGGCCTGCCCCACAGCATGCAGGTGGGCCAGACCGGCAAGGTCGTCAGCCCCACCCTCTACATCGCCTGCGGCATCAGCGGCGCCATCCAGCACATCGCCGGCATGAGCGGCTCGAAGTACATCGTCGCCATCAACAAGGACCCCGAGGCGCCCATCTTCAAGCTGGCGAACTACGGGATCGTCGGAGACCTGTTCGAAGTCGTCCCCGAACTCACCAAGGCCGCGAAGACCATGGGTGTCGGCGTCCACTAG
- the tatA gene encoding twin-arginine translocase TatA/TatE family subunit has translation MGNLGMMEILLIGIALLIFFGPSRLPELGKSLGKGIQEFKKASRELTDAVKEDTVPDKDKK, from the coding sequence ATGGGCAACCTCGGAATGATGGAAATCCTGCTGATCGGCATCGCACTGCTGATCTTCTTCGGACCCTCCCGCCTGCCGGAACTGGGCAAGAGCCTGGGCAAGGGCATCCAGGAATTCAAGAAGGCCAGCCGCGAGCTGACGGACGCCGTGAAGGAAGACACGGTTCCCGACAAGGACAAGAAGTAG
- a CDS encoding DUF1569 domain-containing protein — translation MHSLFVPADRDSLALRLAELEPATARHWGTMDPAQMLCHCARGLEAGMSDRPVKQIFLGKLVMPFIRGRVFGDRPFRRNAPTAPFLVVADPCAFDAERARLANAIDRFVQRGPATAAKATHIFFGRLSGEEWGILAYKHLDHHLRQFGA, via the coding sequence ATGCATTCCCTGTTCGTCCCCGCCGACCGGGATTCGCTGGCGTTGCGCCTGGCCGAGCTGGAGCCCGCCACGGCCCGCCACTGGGGGACCATGGATCCCGCCCAGATGCTGTGCCACTGCGCCCGCGGCCTGGAAGCGGGGATGTCGGATCGCCCGGTGAAGCAGATCTTCCTCGGGAAGCTCGTCATGCCCTTCATCCGCGGTCGGGTCTTCGGCGACCGCCCCTTCCGCCGGAACGCCCCCACCGCGCCCTTCCTCGTGGTGGCCGACCCCTGTGCCTTCGACGCCGAGCGCGCCCGCCTCGCCAACGCCATCGACCGCTTCGTCCAGCGCGGCCCCGCCACGGCGGCCAAGGCCACCCACATCTTCTTCGGCCGCCTCAGCGGCGAGGAATGGGGCATCCTGGCCTACAAGCACCTGGACCACCATTTGAGGCAGTTCGGGGCGTAG
- the yaaA gene encoding peroxide stress protein YaaA: MSVPPVVLLAPSEDKAPGGVPGRLAETPAQRWVREGLGALAKTGTPEALRKAFDVKDLALDKARAEALALQKLGRGGEVPLLPALGRYTGVAFQALDAATLPPEAWCRVFILSSLRGLVRGDEPVPPYKLNLAALPGLKAHWRKALPPLLENLPEGPVWELLPGDAAGLLKGWDRPRHTVEILGKRGQALSHFAKKYRGLVARWILAHGQGDPRKVLKGRIPGCQWVGVDENDRGGVALRLVVEP, translated from the coding sequence ATGAGCGTGCCACCCGTCGTCCTGCTGGCCCCCTCGGAGGACAAGGCCCCCGGTGGTGTTCCGGGCCGCCTAGCGGAGACCCCCGCCCAGCGGTGGGTACGGGAAGGGCTGGGTGCCCTGGCGAAGACGGGGACGCCCGAGGCGCTACGGAAGGCCTTCGACGTGAAGGATCTGGCCCTGGACAAGGCCCGGGCCGAAGCTCTGGCGCTCCAGAAGCTGGGCCGGGGCGGCGAGGTGCCTCTCCTCCCGGCGCTGGGCCGCTACACGGGTGTGGCCTTCCAGGCGCTGGACGCGGCGACGCTTCCGCCGGAGGCGTGGTGCCGCGTCTTCATCCTGTCCAGCCTGCGCGGTCTGGTCCGGGGCGACGAGCCGGTGCCGCCCTACAAGCTGAACCTCGCCGCCCTTCCGGGCCTGAAGGCCCATTGGCGGAAGGCGCTGCCCCCACTGTTGGAGAACCTTCCGGAAGGCCCGGTGTGGGAACTGCTTCCGGGCGACGCCGCGGGCCTGCTCAAGGGGTGGGACCGCCCGCGGCACACGGTGGAGATCCTGGGAAAGCGCGGCCAGGCCCTCAGCCACTTCGCGAAGAAGTACCGCGGGCTGGTGGCCCGGTGGATCCTGGCGCACGGGCAGGGGGATCCGCGGAAGGTGCTGAAGGGGCGGATTCCCGGCTGCCAGTGGGTCGGCGTCGACGAGAACGACCGGGGCGGCGTGGCCCTTCGGCTGGTGGTGGAGCCATGA
- a CDS encoding DUF3473 domain-containing protein: MHQPVRAELHLSPRRLPLSFDWEDWFQLCCPPYDRPEALDRFECRLPRATELSLALCADLGATATWFCLGDQARRHPALLREIAARGHAIGLHGLTHRRAFEMDRAAWRISMRDGKALLEDLAGVPVTGYRAPEWSLRGAASEWCDDLPELGFSYDSSRAPLPVIGDPAWPRRPHRLPNGLWELPPPVLSLGPWRVPMWGWGLRALPTGLLRRRLTALAAEDAGTPVVIHPWELDADQPALPGASLGHRFAHSAGLKGYGARLRKLLSGIRLVPLDAWVEAR, translated from the coding sequence ATTCATCAGCCTGTCCGAGCGGAACTTCACCTGAGCCCGCGCCGCCTGCCCCTGTCCTTCGACTGGGAGGATTGGTTCCAGCTCTGCTGCCCGCCCTACGATCGGCCCGAGGCGCTGGATCGCTTCGAGTGCCGCCTGCCGCGGGCCACGGAGCTGTCGCTGGCCCTGTGCGCGGACCTGGGCGCCACGGCCACCTGGTTCTGCCTGGGGGACCAGGCGCGGCGCCATCCGGCGCTGCTGCGGGAGATCGCGGCCCGGGGCCACGCCATCGGCCTCCACGGGCTCACGCACCGCCGGGCTTTCGAGATGGATCGCGCGGCCTGGCGGATCTCCATGCGGGACGGAAAGGCGCTGCTGGAGGACCTCGCCGGCGTTCCCGTGACCGGGTACCGCGCCCCCGAGTGGAGCCTGCGCGGCGCCGCGTCCGAGTGGTGCGACGACCTGCCGGAATTGGGGTTCAGCTACGATTCCAGCCGCGCCCCCCTGCCGGTGATCGGCGATCCCGCCTGGCCCCGCCGGCCCCATCGCCTGCCCAACGGCCTGTGGGAACTGCCCCCGCCTGTGCTTTCCCTGGGGCCCTGGCGCGTCCCCATGTGGGGCTGGGGCCTGCGCGCCCTTCCTACCGGCCTTCTCCGACGCCGATTGACGGCCCTCGCCGCTGAGGACGCCGGGACGCCCGTGGTGATCCATCCGTGGGAACTGGACGCCGATCAGCCGGCCCTGCCCGGGGCTTCGCTCGGCCACCGCTTCGCCCACAGCGCGGGCCTGAAGGGCTACGGGGCCCGCCTGCGGAAGCTGCTGTCAGGGATCCGCCTCGTGCCGCTGGACGCCTGGGTGGAGGCCCGATGA
- a CDS encoding DUF309 domain-containing protein, with amino-acid sequence MSDDCNRTPFWQRQPRLPLDIQRFLQARTEAALGDPDARQVLVWPTILGAPALRRAHPDGVPEGELLAHAARMLGSLGHHDPAAAWGAHREAWPTTAEAGPTGWRPAPAWGAWGPLVSLRCGWELAALTPLPLGERYPLACGVSLFNHGLFHECHDALEPLWTDARGELKDGLQGLILLAGGYHHLQQHNLSGMVGLWEEALGRLEPCGGRVSTPWGEVRAEAALDLTARRLDHGRRMDGDADFGPLWALDRPTWELA; translated from the coding sequence ATGAGCGACGACTGCAACCGCACTCCTTTCTGGCAGCGGCAGCCGCGGCTTCCCCTGGATATCCAGCGCTTCCTCCAGGCGCGGACGGAAGCGGCCCTGGGCGATCCCGACGCCCGGCAGGTCCTTGTGTGGCCCACGATCCTCGGGGCGCCGGCGCTGCGAAGGGCCCATCCCGACGGCGTGCCCGAAGGCGAACTCCTGGCCCACGCCGCCCGCATGCTCGGCTCGCTGGGCCATCACGATCCCGCCGCGGCGTGGGGCGCGCACCGCGAGGCCTGGCCCACCACCGCCGAAGCGGGACCCACGGGCTGGCGACCCGCGCCGGCCTGGGGCGCCTGGGGACCCCTGGTGAGCCTGCGCTGTGGCTGGGAACTGGCGGCGCTCACGCCCCTGCCGCTGGGCGAGCGCTATCCGCTGGCCTGCGGCGTCTCGCTTTTCAACCACGGCCTCTTCCACGAGTGCCACGACGCGCTGGAGCCGCTGTGGACGGACGCGCGGGGCGAGCTGAAGGACGGCCTCCAGGGACTGATCCTCCTGGCGGGCGGCTATCACCACCTCCAGCAGCACAACCTCAGCGGGATGGTCGGGTTGTGGGAGGAGGCCCTAGGCCGCCTGGAGCCCTGCGGCGGGCGGGTGTCCACGCCGTGGGGGGAGGTCCGGGCGGAAGCCGCGCTGGACCTGACGGCCCGGCGGCTGGACCATGGAAGGCGCATGGACGGCGACGCGGACTTCGGGCCGCTCTGGGCCCTGGACCGTCCGACCTGGGAGCTGGCATGA
- a CDS encoding glycosyltransferase, with protein sequence MHSTTPAFAGTLVLTGGGTGGHFFPALALAEAAQARWPGRPVAFVGARRGIEARELPGGPWPHLLLDVEGFLGRSPLKAARAAWKLWRATGLLKALWRRERPWAVIGTGGYAAAPALLAARAMGIPFFLHESNAAPGALAKLVAPKAGRVWCGLEAVKPLLPGADCRVVGTPVRAAFLRAFRPAGELSEPFRLLAVGGSGGARAVNEALLSAAPALLEAFPDWELLHQVGRAEMQRLAARPRHGRHALVPFIAAMDEAMEGASLVVGRAGASTCAELKAAGRGAVLVPIPGSANDHQRKNAEALAAEGRAVVVEQDVNLAARLTAALEPLMADAGARQSLSGTPQPNRAVDLCLDDLASYLGGAGSAIQATRTEMK encoded by the coding sequence ATGCATTCGACCACACCCGCCTTCGCCGGAACCCTCGTCCTGACCGGAGGGGGCACCGGCGGCCACTTCTTTCCCGCCCTCGCGCTGGCGGAAGCGGCGCAGGCGCGGTGGCCGGGCCGCCCCGTCGCCTTCGTGGGCGCGCGCCGCGGGATCGAGGCGCGGGAGCTGCCCGGCGGCCCCTGGCCCCACCTGCTGCTGGACGTGGAGGGCTTCCTGGGCCGCTCGCCCCTGAAGGCCGCCCGCGCGGCGTGGAAGCTGTGGCGCGCGACGGGCCTGCTGAAGGCCCTGTGGCGCCGGGAGCGGCCCTGGGCGGTGATCGGCACCGGCGGCTACGCCGCGGCGCCCGCGCTCCTCGCGGCGCGGGCGATGGGCATCCCCTTCTTCCTGCACGAGAGCAACGCCGCGCCGGGCGCCCTGGCCAAGCTGGTGGCGCCGAAGGCGGGCCGCGTGTGGTGCGGGCTCGAGGCGGTGAAGCCGCTGCTGCCCGGGGCGGATTGCCGGGTGGTGGGGACGCCGGTGCGGGCCGCCTTCCTCCGGGCCTTCCGGCCCGCGGGCGAACTGAGCGAGCCCTTCCGCCTGCTGGCCGTGGGCGGCAGCGGCGGCGCCCGCGCCGTCAACGAAGCGCTCCTTTCGGCTGCGCCCGCCCTCCTCGAGGCCTTCCCTGATTGGGAACTGCTCCACCAGGTCGGGCGGGCGGAGATGCAGCGCCTGGCCGCGCGGCCCCGCCACGGTCGCCATGCCCTGGTGCCGTTCATCGCCGCGATGGACGAGGCGATGGAAGGCGCCAGCCTCGTGGTGGGCCGGGCGGGCGCCAGCACCTGTGCCGAGTTGAAGGCCGCGGGGCGGGGGGCCGTCCTGGTGCCGATTCCCGGCAGCGCCAACGACCACCAGCGGAAGAACGCCGAAGCCCTGGCGGCGGAGGGACGGGCCGTGGTGGTGGAGCAGGATGTGAATCTGGCCGCGCGCCTGACGGCGGCCCTCGAGCCGCTGATGGCGGACGCGGGCGCTCGACAGTCGCTGTCCGGAACGCCCCAGCCCAACCGCGCGGTGGACCTCTGCCTGGACGATCTCGCGTCCTACTTGGGCGGCGCGGGTTCGGCGATCCAGGCGACGAGGACGGAGATGAAGTAG
- a CDS encoding electron transfer flavoprotein subunit beta/FixA family protein → MKILVALKQVPDTETKIKVAADGRSLDPADVKWITSPYDEYALEEAIRLKESKGAEVTALSVGGDSVKEVLKNALALGADTAVLLKGDGQGDAFAVAQMIAAYAKDKGFDLILCGNKGLGGDNAAMGPMLAELLGVAQANVVVKLELGDGTFKAEREIEGGSEVVEGALPVVVTAQKGLNEPRYASLKGIMAAKKKTIEEVDAAPAAAGAQTSALALPPERPAGRRLEGEPAQQAQALLQALKDEAKVF, encoded by the coding sequence ATGAAGATCCTCGTCGCCCTCAAGCAGGTCCCCGACACCGAGACCAAGATCAAGGTCGCCGCCGATGGCCGGTCCCTCGATCCCGCCGACGTGAAGTGGATCACCAGCCCGTACGACGAGTACGCATTGGAAGAGGCCATCCGCCTGAAGGAATCCAAGGGCGCGGAAGTGACGGCCCTCTCCGTCGGCGGCGATTCCGTCAAGGAAGTGCTCAAGAACGCCCTGGCGCTGGGCGCGGACACCGCCGTCCTGCTGAAGGGCGACGGCCAGGGCGACGCCTTCGCCGTGGCGCAGATGATCGCCGCCTACGCCAAGGACAAGGGCTTCGACCTGATCCTCTGCGGCAACAAGGGCCTCGGCGGCGATAACGCCGCGATGGGTCCCATGCTCGCCGAGCTGCTGGGCGTGGCCCAGGCCAACGTGGTGGTGAAGCTCGAACTGGGCGACGGCACCTTCAAGGCCGAGCGCGAGATCGAAGGCGGATCCGAGGTGGTGGAGGGCGCCCTGCCCGTGGTGGTGACCGCCCAGAAGGGCCTCAACGAGCCCCGCTACGCCAGCCTGAAGGGCATCATGGCCGCCAAGAAGAAGACCATCGAGGAAGTGGACGCGGCCCCGGCCGCCGCGGGGGCCCAGACCAGCGCCCTGGCGCTGCCGCCGGAGCGCCCCGCCGGCCGCCGGCTGGAGGGCGAGCCCGCGCAGCAGGCCCAGGCCCTGCTCCAGGCGCTCAAGGACGAAGCCAAGGTCTTCTAG
- a CDS encoding cyclic nucleotide-binding domain-containing protein — MAEPSFIDQSKLRFREGEIIFRKGEMAQQMYIILAGKVRLYVSEEPKGDWAEELAKGDFFGEGSLLEALPRLHTAMALEDSDLIAINRGTFLRMIRQNPEVSVKMMQRLAQRHRELGQRLEALDAHRAAKAPSGPVANLVSVLGGRPHPILAHGSLIGRFDPTTGVHPDIDLTEEDHNLSVSRRHARILCEHGRYFLLEEPGVANGTFVRGERIQPGEPRELKPGDRVGFGMVVMFFEKA; from the coding sequence ATGGCCGAACCCAGCTTCATCGATCAAAGCAAGCTGCGCTTCCGCGAAGGCGAGATCATCTTCCGCAAGGGCGAGATGGCCCAGCAGATGTACATCATCCTGGCGGGCAAGGTGCGGCTGTACGTGTCGGAGGAGCCCAAGGGCGACTGGGCGGAGGAGCTGGCCAAGGGCGACTTCTTCGGCGAGGGCAGCCTCCTGGAGGCGCTGCCGCGGCTGCACACCGCCATGGCCCTGGAGGACTCGGACCTCATCGCCATCAACCGCGGGACCTTCCTCCGGATGATCCGGCAGAACCCCGAAGTATCCGTGAAGATGATGCAGCGGCTGGCCCAGCGCCACCGCGAGCTCGGGCAGCGCCTGGAGGCGCTGGACGCCCACCGCGCCGCCAAGGCCCCCAGCGGCCCGGTGGCGAATCTGGTGTCCGTCCTGGGGGGTCGCCCCCATCCGATTTTGGCGCACGGCTCCCTCATCGGCCGCTTCGACCCCACCACGGGGGTGCATCCGGACATCGACCTCACCGAAGAGGACCACAACCTCAGCGTCTCCCGGCGCCATGCCCGGATCCTGTGCGAGCACGGCCGCTATTTCCTGCTGGAGGAGCCCGGCGTGGCCAACGGCACCTTCGTGCGCGGCGAGCGGATCCAGCCCGGCGAGCCCCGGGAGCTGAAGCCCGGCGACCGCGTGGGGTTCGGGATGGTGGTCATGTTCTTCGAGAAGGCCTAG